The Peromyscus maniculatus bairdii isolate BWxNUB_F1_BW_parent chromosome 6, HU_Pman_BW_mat_3.1, whole genome shotgun sequence genome has a segment encoding these proteins:
- the LOC102913074 gene encoding uncharacterized protein LOC102913074, which translates to MIAVTYDDVHIDFTWEEWTLLDSPQKNLYKDVMWETYRNLTAIGCSWEDHNIEEHCESSGRNGRFKKCHSGEKPCEYIQCAKAFSQHSHLQMHERTFSGEKPYKCNHCDKDFAYATSLQLHERTHTGEKPYKCNQCDKDFSRYSDLQIHKRTHTGEKPYKCNQCDIAFASHSQLQIHERTHTGEKPYTCNQCDKGFSQYGNLQIHERTHSGEKPYECNQCGKAFTSASSLRTHERTHTGEKPYKCNQCDKAFSQHCHLQTHGRTHTGEKPYKCNQCDKDFSRRSQLQIHERTHTGEKPYKCNHCDKDFAYATSFQLHERTHTGEKPYKCNQCDKDFSRRSQLQIHERTHTGEKPYKCNHCDKDFAYATSLQLHERTHTGEKPYKCNQCDKDFSRHSDLQIHKRTHTGEKPYKCNQCDKAFSGHSTLQIHKRIHSGEKPYKCNQCGKAFVCTTDLRRHESIHSGEKPYKCNQCDKGFSQHNAFQIHKRRHSGEKLYKCNQCDKDFSRHSYLQIHERTHTGEKPYKCNQCDKDFSEHNALQIHKRTHTGEKPYKCNQCDKAFAWTSSLQIHKRAHTGEKPYKCNQCDKAFSQHINLQRHERIHSGEKPYECNQCGKAFASASSLQRHKRIHTGEKPYECNQCGKAFASASSLQRHKRIHTGEKPYECNQCGEVFACASNLRVHERTHAGA; encoded by the coding sequence GTTCAAAAAATGTCATagtggagagaaaccctgtgaatATATTCAATGTGCAAAAGCTTTTTCACaacacagtcatcttcaaatgcatgaaagaacattttctggggagaaaccctacaaatgtaatcattGTGATAAAGACTTTGCATATGCCACTAGTCTCCAactacatgaaagaacacatactggagagaaaccctacaaatgtaatcagtGTGATAAAGACTTTTCACGATACAGTgatctccaaatacataaaagaacacatactggagagaaaccctacaaatgtaatcaatgtgatataGCCTTTGCAAGTCATAGTCAActccaaatacatgaaagaacacatactggagagaaaccctacacatgtaatcaatgtgataaaggtTTTTCACAATATGGTAATCTTCAAATTcatgaaagaacacattctggagaaaaaccctatgaatgtaatcaatgtggtaaagcctttacaagTGCCAGTAGTCTCCGAacacatgaaagaacacatactggagagaaaccctacaaatgtaatcaatgtgataaagccttttcacaacACTGTCATCTCCAAACACAtggaagaacacatactggagagaaaccctacaaatgtaatcaatgtgataaagacTTTTCACGACGCAGTCAActccaaatacatgaaagaacacatactggagagaaaccctacaaatgtaatcattGTGATAAAGACTTTGCATATGCCACTAGTTTCCAgctacatgaaagaacacatactggagagaaaccctacaaatgtaatcaatgtgataaagacTTTTCACGACGCAGTCAActccaaatacatgaaagaacacatactggagagaaaccctacaaatgtaatcattGTGATAAAGACTTTGCATATGCCACTAGTCTCCAgctacatgaaagaacacatactggagagaaaccctacaaatgtaatcaatgtgataaagacTTTTCCCGACACAGTgatctccaaatacataaaagaacacatactggagagaaaccctacaaatgtaatcaatgtgataaagccttttctGGACACAGTACTCTTCAGATTCATAAAAGAatacattctggagagaaaccctataaatgtaatcaatgtggtaaagcctttgtatgtACCACTGATCTCCGAAGACATGAAAGTatacattctggagagaaaccctacaaatgtaatcaatgtgataaaggcTTTTCACAACACAATGCtttccaaatacataaaagaagacattctggagagaagctctacaaatgtaatcaatgcgATAAAGACTTTTCACGACATAGTTATCTACAAATACacgaaagaacacatactggagagaaaccctacaaatgtaatcaatgtgataaagacTTTTCAGAACACAATgctctccaaatacataaaagaacacatactggagagaaaccctacaaatgtaatcaatgtgataaagcctttgcatggACCTCtagtctccaaatacataaaagagcacatactggagagaaaccctacaaatgtaatcaatgtgataaagccttttcacaacATATTAATCTTCAAAGGCACGAAAGAatacattctggagagaaaccatatgaatgcaatcaatgtggtaaagcctttgcaagtGCCAGTAGTCTCCaaagacataaaagaatacatactggagagaaaccctatgaatgtaatcagtgtggtaaagcctttgcaagtGCCAGTAGTCTCCaaagacataaaagaatacatactggagagaaaccctatgaatgtaatcagtgtggtgaAGTCTTTGCATGTGCCAGTAATCTCAGagtacatgaaagaacacatgctGGAGCATAA